One Glycine max cultivar Williams 82 chromosome 3, Glycine_max_v4.0, whole genome shotgun sequence DNA window includes the following coding sequences:
- the LOC100784176 gene encoding ERBB-3 binding protein 1-like translates to MSDDEREEKELDLTSPEVVTKYKSAAEIVNRALQLVISECKPKAKIVDLCEKGDSYIREQTGSMYKNVKRKIERGVAFPTCVSVNNTVCHFSPLASDETVLEDGDIVKIDMACHIDGFIAAVAHTHVLQEGPVTGRAADALAAANTAAEVALRLVRPGRKNKDVTEAIQKIAAAYDCKIVEGVLSHQMKQFVIDGNKVVLSVSNPDTRVDDAEFEENEVYAIDIVASTGDGKPKLLDEKQTTIYKRAVDKSYHLKMKASRFIFSEISQKFPIMPFSARALEEKRARLGLVECVNHELLQPYPVLHEKPGDYVAHIKFTVLLMPNGSDRVTSHSLQELQPTKTIDDPEIKAWLALGTKTKKKGGGKKKKGKKGAEAEPMDATNDATPQEQD, encoded by the exons ATGTCGGACGATGAGAGAGAGGAGAAGGAGTTGGATCTCACTTCTCCGGAAGTTGTCACCAAGTACAAGAGCGCCGCGGAGATTGTTAACA gGGCTTTGCAGTTAGTTATTTCAGAATGTAAACCGAAGGCAAAGATTGTTGACCTTTGCGAGAAAGGGGATTCGTATATTAGAGA GCAAACTGGTAGCATGTACAAGAATGTGAAGAGGAAGATAGAGAGAGGTGTTGCCTTCCCTACATGTGTGTCTGTGAACAACACTGTCTGTCACTTCTCTCCTCTTGCCAGTGATGAAACAGTGTTGGAAGATGGTGATATAGTGAAAAT TGACATGGCTTGCCATATAGATGGGTTCATTGCTGCTGTGGCACACACTCATGTTCTTCAGGAGGGGCCAGTTACAGGACGGGCAGCCGATGCTCTTGCAGCAGCAAACACCGCTGCCGAAGTGGCCTTGCGGCTTGTAAGGCCTGGAAGGAAG AACAAGGATGTAACTGAAGCAATTCAGAAGATTGCCGCAGCGTATGATTGTAAAATTGTTGAGGGTGTTCTTAGCCACCAAATGAAACAGTTTGTGATTGATGGGAATAAGGTTGTGCTAAGTGTATCCAATCCAGATACAAGGGTTGATGATGCAGAGTTTGAGGAGAATGAAGTTTATGCAATTGATATCGTAGCAAGTACTGGAGATGGCAAG CCTAAGCTTTTGGATGAAAAGCAGACAACTATTTATAAGAGAGCTGTTGACAAGAGCTATCACTTGAAGATGAAAGCATCTAGGTTCATTTTCAGTGAAATAAGCCAAAAGTTTCCCATCATGCCCTTCTCTGCAAG GGCTTTGGAAGAGAAAAGAGCTCGTTTGGGTTTAGTGGAATGTGTGAATCATGAGCTCCTGCAACCTTATCCTGTTCTGCATGAAAAGCCTG GTGATTATGTTGCACATATCAAATTCACTGTCTTGCTAATGCCCAATGGATCAGATCGTGTTACGTCTCACTCACTCCAGGAGTTGCAGCCCACCAAAACAATAGATGATCCCGAAATCAAGGCGTGGCTAGCATTGGGCACAAAGACAAAGAAGAAAGGCGgtggaaagaagaagaaag GTAAGAAGGGGGCAGAAGCTGAACCAATGGATGCAACAAATGATGCTACACCCCAAGAACAAGATTGA